Below is a genomic region from Acidobacteriota bacterium.
TATATGGAAGACCTGAAAGTGGCGGAACTGGCCGAGAGGATGAATATGCCGGTTGGAACGGTCAAGGCACAGATCCACAGAGCGCTGGCCAGGCTGAAAACATTGCTGGAGAGGCATCATGATGCATAAACTGCGGGTTCAAGAACATCTTCGAAACGGCGCCCTGTACCTGCCCGTATCCGAACCTCCGCTCAGCGGCGAGTGGAAGGGGCGTTTGTTCCGCCAGCGCTTGCTGCGTCAACAGCTCCTAGCCGCCCTGGAAGAAAGGCCCCGTTTATCGAAGAGGCTCCTCCGGATCGGCGTCCCCGTCCTCTGCGGCGCGTTCGCTTTTGCTGCATATTCTGGGCTGATATATCCGGCCGGCTGGTCTGAAGCCCTGGTTGCGTACGTCAGTAATCTCGATGCTCCGCCTGTCGGCTTGAAGGAATCTCTCCTGTACATCGCGGCTGTCAATGGGCTGACAATCCTGGTTCGAAAGCGGGCGCATTTGTTCGGGTAAGCAACCGCAGCAAGGGGCAATCCGTTCAGTTTCTGATCGTATGGGCATTGTTGCACAAAAGAAATCTCCTCAGCTCCGCGTCTGAATCCAATCTGGCGGTTCACCGGCAAGGAACGGGATGAGGAAATGTTGTCCGCCTATGAAGATGGCGCCGCGGAATGCTTGTCGATGAAGGAGTCGATGAGGCGGCGGGCGATGCTCAATCGGCCGGGGATCGGGGGGAGGTTGTCGGCGCGGAACCAGCCGGCTTCGCAGATTTCGTCGCCGTCGATCCTGATTTCGCCCGAGGCGCAGCGGGCGGTGAAGCCGATCATCAGGCTGTCGGGGAAGGGCCAGGGCTGGCTGCCGAAGTAGGCGACGTCCTTGACGGCGATGCCGGTTTCCTCCAGGACTTCGCGGTGGACGGCGTCCTCGAGGCTCTCGCCCGGCTCGACGAAGCCGGCCAGGACGCTCCACATCTCGCTCCTGAAGCGGGGGGAGCGGGCGAGCAGCAGGGTGTCGTCTTTTTCCACCAGCATGATGACGGCGGGGGAGATGCGGGGGAACTCGAGGCGGCCGCATTCGGGGCACTCCTTGGCCCGGATGTCGCGGCGCGCATTGAGGGGGGCCCGGCAGCGGGAGCAGAAGCGGCAGGCGCCGTCCCACCCGGCCAGGTGAAGGCCGCGCAGCGCGATGTCGTACCAGGGGTCCGCGAGGCGGGAGAAGAGGGTGCGCAGCTCCCGGAACTCGGCGCCGGGCAGGGCTTCGGACGGGGGGGTGGAGGGGACGGCATAGCACGCGCGGCCGCGGCAGCGGCCGAGGAAAAGAGGGTGCGAGAGATCGATCCCCTGCGAGGCGACTTCGCGCAGGGAGGGGAGTTCGGGCGCGGCGCCGGTGGTCTTGACCAGCAGGCGGGATTCCGAATAAACGAAGCAGCAGGCGTCCGGGTCGGGCTCGCCGGGAGGGTCGATGGAAGGCGAAAAATCCTGGTTCATCGCGATCACCTCGGGGATCGTGACCGGACGATCCCTGGGTAGGGTATACCCAAAGGGGAGGAGCGGGAAGGAAGAAAGCGGAGCCGGTGCTGTCTGATGCCGGCCGCCGTGAGGCGGCCGGCACCGGTGTGGATTACTTCACGCGGGCGAGCGTGAACTTCTGGGGTGCGGCGCCTTCCATCGCCGGCATGCCGGCCATCTCGAACGTCAGCTCGAGGGTATCGCCGCTCAGCACGCCCTTGTAGTTGAACACCATCTGCATTTCGCCCATCGACGATTCGACGGTGAAGGATACGTTGTTGCCGTCGATCTTGCCGTTTTTGAGCGGGATCGTCGCGCCCGGCCCGCCGGGGGCCGTGCCGGTCAAAGTGGTCCCCTCGGCCTTGAAGGTGAAATCCATCTGCATCGGTTCCCCCATGCCGGAGTTGTACTGCCCGGTCCACTTCCCGTCGATATCCGCGCCGAAAGCCACGCCTGCCACGAGCAGCAGGCTCAGGATCACTGCACAAAATTTCATCTCTGGTCTCCTTTGGTTGACTTAGGACAATAGAATACATCATTCCGGGGGAAACTCAATATCCTACCGGAGATCGGCGGGGCGATTTTGGGGCGGCGGCTGGCCGTTCTGCTTCAGCAGTTCGAAGATGACGTAATTGGCCGCCATCAGGCCGACGATGCCCGGCAGGGTCGCGATGCTGGGCAGGGCGCGGCGCGGGCGCCCGCGGGAATGGGCCCCGGCCGATTCGGGCGGGGGACCCTCGCCTTCGTGGGTCTCGACGGCCGGTTCTTCCGAGTAGAGCACGGGGGGGTCGGCGGCGACGTTTCTGACCCGCAGGTAGCGGCGCAGGGCGCGGGCGAGGGGGCAGCCCCGGGTGCGGCCAAGGGTGGTGAGCCGGATGGCGAAGGGGTCGGTCCGGCTGCTCGCCCCCAGGGCGGAGATGATCGGGATCCGGCGCTCGACGCAGTGGCGGATCAGGGCCGCCTTGGGGCCGAGGCTGTCGATGGCGTCCACGACGAAATCGAGGTCCGGGGTGACGAGTTCCTCGGCGGTGTCGGAGTGGAAGAAGGCGTTGCGGGCGTCGAGCTCGAGGCCTGGATTGATCGCCAGCAGGCGCGCGCGGGCGGCCTCGACCTTGGGGGTGTCGAGGTTGGTGGACAGGGCCAGGAGCTGGCGGTTGACGTCGCTGGCCTTGAGGACGTCGCAGTCGATGACGCGGAGCCGGCCGACGCCGGCGCGGACGAGGGCCTCGGCGGCATAGGCACCGACCCCCCCGAGCCCCACGACGGCGACGCGGGCCGCCTCGAGGCGTTCCAGCCCTTTGCTGCCGAAAAACATCCGGTTGCGGGCGAAGATGTCGCTGGCCGTCATCTTCGCGGGATCCTGGTGAAGAGGGCGAGGGCGTTTTGGGTGCTCTGGGCGGCGATCTCCTCAAGCGTGCGACCGCGGAGGGCGGCGATTTTTTGGGCCACTTCCCGGACATGGCGGGGTTCCACCCCGGAGGCGGCGGTGGACTCGGTGGCGATCGAGGGGGCGTCGGTTTCGAGCAGGAAGCGGTCGGCGGGGACGGCGGCCGCGGCCCGGTGATACTTGCGGGCGTTCGGGCGGGTGACCGAGCCGGAAAAGGAGATGGCGAGCCCCAGGTCGAGGAAGCGGGGGAGGAGGTCGGCCCCGCCCGAGTAGGAGTGGAGCACCCCCCGCAGGCGCCCCCGGTATTTTTTCAGGAGGGGGTAGAGGGCGTCGTACGCCCTGCGGCAATGAAGGAGGACCGGCAGGCCGAATTCGATCGCCAGGCCGAGCTGCCGGTCCAGGGCGCGGAGTTGTTCGTCCGGGGGGGGATAGTCGGGGGAGGCGAAATCGAGCCCGATCTCCCCCACGGCCACGGTGTCTTCGCGGCCGAGGAGGGGCCGGAGTTTTTCGGGGTCGCAACCTGAGAGGAACCAGGGGTGAAAGCCGAAGGCGGGGAAGACGAGGCCGGGATAGCCGTCGGCCAGCTCCGCCGTGCGCCCGAGCGAGGGGGCGTCATAGGCGGGCACGACGAAGCGGTTCACTCCCTCGGCCCGGGCCCTGGCGATCACCCCGGGGAGCGTGGGAGCGAAGGAGGGGTCGTTCAGGTGGCAATGCGTGTCGATGAGGTCGATGTGGTCCATGCGCCGGTCCCGTTTCCGGAATTGTATCCCGTGCGGCGGGTAAAGCGCCAGGCCTACGGCAGGGTGAAGCGCACCCCGCCGAAGACCATGTGCATGTGCCGGTCGGAGCTGTCCGAGGGGGCGCGGTACCAGGGGGCGCGGGTCACGTAGGCGTACTGACCGAGGACGACGAGGGCGCCGTGGTTCGGGTTTTTGAAGAGGGTGTGGATGTAGCCGCCGGTGGCTTCCTGGATCTGCCGGTTGGCCGTGTCGGGGGAGCCGGGGTGGCCGAAGCCGATGGCGCCCTCGCCGTCGGCGACGACGTTACGGCTGAAGTAGGCGCCGCTGTAGTAGGCGAAGAGCTGGGAGGAGGGGCGCGGCTGGTATTCGAAGCCGGTGACGCCGCTCGTCGTGTGCACGGGCGAGATCGAGCCGTCGGGCGCGACGACCGCGTCGGGCCCCATCGCCATGACGTAGCGCCCGCCCCCGCTCGAGAAGAAGGTGGTCAGGATCCAGCGGAGGTTCGGCAGCGGTTCCACGAACAGGTTGAGCGACCCCCCCACGCCGTGGGCCGTCCGTTTCTCCAGGGAGGCGTCGACGGTGCGGAAGGCGCGTGACATCCCGGCGAGCTCCACGTGGACGGAGCGGCCCGCGGGGCGCACGTCGAAGGCGAGCTTGGCGGCGAAGTCGGGGCGCGGGTTGGCGATGGTGCCGTTGCCGGACGGGGCGTCGAACTGGGAGCGGAAGGCGGCCGGAAGGGTGGTCCCCGCCGTGACGTACTGGTCGGGGTTTTCGGCGGAGAAGGCCAGCGCCCAGTTCGGGGAGAAGTGGTACGTGACCCGAGCCTGCGCCTGGCGCGCCCAGAGCAGCCCGGCCAGGTAGGAGGAGTCCTGCCCGATGCCGAGGAAGATGTCGGCGGGGGCCGCGGAGATCCCCCGGCGGTTGGGCGTCATCAGCGACCACGCCTGCCCCCCCAGGATCTCCCACTTGCCGGTCTCGGCGGTGACGAACGCCTGGCGCATGCGGAAACCGAGGCTGTTGGAGGAGACGTAGGCGGTCCCGGGGGCGGTGCCGGCGAAATCGACCTCCACGTACCCGGTGAACTTCAATTTTTCGAGCGGCTCCTCGGTGACTTTCAGGGTGAGGCGGGTGTTGGTGGCGCTCATCCGGAACTCGGACATCCGCCCCGCCAGGCTGTTGTTGGCCGGGATGGAACCGAAGGCCGTGGCCACGCCGCTCCCCACGTTGGTGGAACGCCAGACGGCGGACATGTCGATGAAGCCGCCGGGGGTGAACTCCGCCCCGCCGATGCGCAGGGAGAGCGGGGCCGTCTCTTCCGGGCCCTCCTCGGCCGCAGCGGGGAGGGGGGACAGGGTCAGGATCAGTGCGATGAGGAATCGGGAAATTCGGGAAATTCGGGAAATGATGATCATGGCGGTCATTCTCCGGGATCGGCGGTATGAGTGATGCGGGCGGTCCGCAAAAAGGACGTATTTTGTCCCCTCCGGTGCGGGGATGCAACCCCGAATGTGGATTCCGGGACGTGTCAGACCGCGCCGAGCACCGTGATCAGGTAGCCGCCCCTGCGGTCGCGCTCTTCGCCGGTCTGTTCGTAGACGTCTTCCATGACCCGGGAGCGGAAGAAGGCGGAAGCCAGGACCCGGAACCAGGGGCGGATGCCCTCTTCGGGCAGGTCGAGGGATCCTTCTTCGAATTCGACCTGGCGGAGGATGCGGGGGTCCCATTCCTCCCGGCGCGAGTCGGCGTATTCGACCCGGATGCAGAGACCGCCGCGCCGGAGCAGCCGGCGCAGGTCGCGCGAGATGCTTCGGCCGTATTCCAGGAGCGCCGGGTCCGCTTCCTCCCCGGGGCCGCCGACGAGACGGCGGGCGATGTCGCGCTCCTCCCGCTCCAGACCGGTCCCCGGGGCTTCTTCCGCCGGGGGCATCATGTTGGGGAAGGTGTAGACGGCCAGGTCGGCCTTCTCCCCGAGCGGCCGGCCCATGGGGAGGAGGGTGCGGGCGAGGGTGACTTCGGCCGTGCGGCCCCCGGGCAGGCGGGCGAGGCGAGCCGCGGCCAGATCGAGGAGCGCGTCGGAGCCGTCGAGCCCCACGAGGCGCGTGTGCGGGAAGAGGGGGGCCAGCCGGGCGAGCAACTGCCCCGCGCCGCAGGCGTAATCGACGATCACGCGCGGTTCGCGGGGGAGGGAGGCGCGGATGAAGCCGGCGATGTTGCGGTACGCCCTGCCGTGCGCGCGGTCCCGGGCGCGGCCGCGCCACCAGCGGGCATAGATGTCGCCGCAGGCGAATTCCGCGCCGGGGGGCGGGTCGAGTCGCTTTCGCTTTATTTGCATGGCGGGGTCATTATATCCTGCTGCCGTTGCCTTGCCGCTGCGCTTTCATGGAAGGATTTCCGAAGGGAAGGGAGGGGATCATGGGAACCGAAGGGCGCCTCCGCGTGGGGGCGGTGACATTGGGAGCGATCCTCCTGTTGACCGGCTCGATCTTTTCGGGTATTACACCGGCGTCCGGCGCCGATTCCGTCGCGGACCGGCTGCGGAGGCTCGAGGATACCGAGGAGATCCGCCTCCTGCTCCACGGCTACGGCCGCTTCCTGGACGCCCGGGATTTTGCCTCCTTCTCCGCGCTCTTCGCGGAGCGGGACGGGGAGTGGATCGGGGGGATGGGGCGTGCGAAGGGGCGGGCGGCCATCCGCAAACTGATGGAGGACTCGATCGGGACCGGCACCCCCGGGGCCCCGAACCGCCACCTGTTCTCCAACGAGATGATCTCGATCGACGGGGACCGCGCGGCGGCCGTGAGCACCTGGATGTTCCTGGTCCAGGCCGAATCCCGGCCGCAGACGGTGTACGTGGGGCGGTACGAGGACCTCCTGGTCCGGGAGCGGGGGCGCTGGCGCTTCCTGCGGCGCACGGTGCACGCGGAGATTCCGCCCGACCCCCCGGCGGGGCGGTAGCGCCACGGGCGGGAGCGCCCGGGGCGGCAGGCGCCCGGGGCGGCAAGGTTTTTGCGAAAGGAAAGGGAGCATGCCGGGAAAGATCGGTTTCGACAACGAACTCTACATCCAGCAGCAGGCGGCCGAAATCCTCGAGCGGGTCGGACGCTTCGACAACAAGCTCTACCTCGAGTTCGGCGGGAAGCTCCTGTTCGACTACCACGCGGCGCGCGTGCTCCCGGGCTACGACCCCAACGTGAAGATGCACCTGATCCGGGAACTCAAGGAGCGGGCCGACATCGTGCTCTGCATCTACGCCGGGGACATCGAGCGCAAGAAGCTGCGGGCCGACTTCGGCATCACCTACGACGCCGACGCGATGAAGCTGATCGACGATTTGAGGGGGTGGGGGATCGAGGTGCGGGCCGTCGTGATCACGCGCTACGAGCGGCAGCCGGCGGCGACCCTGTTCAAGAACCGGCTGGAGCGGCGGGGGATCGAGGTCTTCACCCACCGCTTCACCAAGGGGTACCCGACCGACATCGATTCGATCGTGAGCGACGAGGGGTACGGGGCCAACGCCTACATCCCGTCCGACAAGCCGCTGGTGATCGTGACCGGGCCGGGCCCGGGGAGCGGGAAGCTCTCCACCTGCCTGTCGCAGCTCTACCACGAGTACCGCCGGGGGGTGCGGGCGGGCTACGCCAAATTCGAAACCTTCCCGATCTGGAACCTCTCCCTGAAGCACCCGGCCAACATCGCCTACGAGGCCGCCACCGCCGACATCCGCGACTTCAACCTGATCGATCCCTTTCACCTGGAGGCCTACGGGAAGACGGTGGTGAACTACAACCGCGACGTGGAGGTGTTTCCCATCGTCAAGCGGATCCTGGGGAAGATCACCGGCGGGGCGGATTTCTACCAGTCCCCCACCGACATGGGCGTCAACCGGGCGGGGTTCGCCATCATCGACGACGACGTCACGCAGGAGGCTGCCCGGCAGGAGATCCTGCGGCGCTGGTTCCGCTACCGGTGCGAGTACGCGATGGGGCTGACGGATAAGGAGACGGTCGAGCGGGTGCAGCTGCTGCTCGAGAACATCGGCATGCGATCGGAGGACCGGCCGGTGGTCGAACCCGCCTGGCGGGCGGCCCGGGAGGGGAAGGAAGCGGGGAAGGGGAACGAGGAGATCTATTGCGGGGCCGCGCTCGAGCTGCGCGACGGGACCATCGTCACCGGCAACAACTCCCCCCTCATGCACGCGGCTTCCAGCCTGGTGCTCAACGCCCTGAAACACCTGGCTGGCATCCCCGACAAGCTCAAGCTGCTCCCCAGCCTGATCACCAACGCGGTGGGGAGCCTGAAGACGGAGATTCTCCAGGAGCGCTCGGTCAGCCTGGACCTCGAGGAGACGCTGATCGCCCTCAGCATCAGCGCCGCCACCAACCATGCCGCCCAGATGGCGATGGAAAGGCTTCAGGAGCTGCGCAACTGCGAGGCGCACATGACCCACATCCCCACCCCCGGGGACGAGGCCGGATTGCGCAAACTGGGGGTCAACATGACGAGCGAGCCCAATTTCCCCACCCGGAACCTCTTCATGTAGCGGCGGGATCGGCGGATCAGTCTTCGGGGCGCTCCCCTTCGGGCGCCATCTTGACGAGCCGGGGGTCGAAGCGGGCAACGATCTCGACCAGGTCGGCCTGGGCCGCCATCACGGCGTGGATGTCCTTGTACCCCATCGGCACCTCGTCCAGCCCCGCCGAGATCAGCACCACCCCCCGCCCGGCCAGGAAGCGGCGCCCCTCCTGCCAGCTGTAGCGGGTCCGCGTCTGGGTGCGGCTCATCCTCCTCCCCGCGCCGTGCGCGGCCGAGTTCATCGCCGCGGCCGTCCCCTTTCCCCGGACCACGAAGCCGGGGGTGGCCATCGATCCGGGGATGACGCCGAGCGCCCCGGCGCCCGCCGGCGTGGCCCCCTTGCGGTGCACCACGACGTCCACCCCGAAATGGCGCTCCCTCCAGGCGAAGTTGTGGTGGTTCTCGACCGCCGCGATCACCTCGGCCCCCAGCAGCCGGACCAGGTCGCGGTGGATGAGGTGGTGGTTGGCGGCCGCGTAGCGCCCCATCAGTTCCATCGCGCGCCAGTACTCCTCCCCCTCGCCCCCCGGGAGGTCGAGCCAGGCGAGCTGTTTCAGCTCGCGCGGCAGCTCCCGGTGCCGGTCCATGGCCAGCCGGCTGTACCAGGTGGCCACCTGCCCGCCGACGCCGCGGCTGCCGCTGTGGCTCAAGAGAGCCGTGTAGACGCCGGGGGGAAGGCCCAGTTCCGCCCGTTCGAGGGTCAGGGTGCCGAACTCCACGAAGTGGTTGCCCGAGCCGCTCGAGCCGAGCTGGAACCGGGCCTTGTCCCGGTTGCGGCGCGTGACGGGGCTGAAGCCCCAGTCCTCTTCCATGACCGGGTGGTCCTTCGGCTTTTTGAACCCCTCCCCGACGCCGAAGACCGTCGCTTTCTCCAGGGCGGAGCGCAGCCGCCCCTCCTCCCCCCGGATGGCCGACGGCGGGAGATCGAGTACGCTCATCTTCATGCGGCAGGCGATGTCCATCCCCACGGCATAGGGGATCACGGCGTCGCGGACGGCCAGCACCCCGCCGATGGGGAGCCCGTAGCCGACGTGGGCGTCGGGCATCAGGGCGCCCGCGACCGCGACCGGGAGGCTGCAGGCGTTTTCCATCTGCCGGAGCGAATCGGCGTCCATGTCCGACCCCCATCGGCGCCAGGGGGCCGGCTCCCCGCGGCGGGGGACGCCGGCTGCGGCTATAGGCGGATCGCGTCTCTTCATGCCATAATCATGTCCGGAAGAGGGGGGGGGCGTCAATCCCGGGCAACGGAGGAGGGAACGGTATGGGACGGATATGCGGCTGTGCGTGGGTGGCTTTGGCGCTTTTGGCTGCGGCGAGGCTTTCGCCCGGAGCGCCCGGAGCGGAGGAGCAGAAATTCTTCGTGGAGTTCGAAGCCGGGCCCGCCTGGCAGGCCAGGAACGACGTCCGCATCCCGAACAGCGACGCCGGGACGAAATTCTCGCTGCGCGATCTGCAGGGGACGGGGCCCTTTGCGGCCCCGAGGGTGACGATCTTCGTGAAGCTGGCGCCGAAGCACGAAATCGGTTTTCTGGCGGCGCCGCTTTCGATCAAGGCCGCCGGTTCCCTCGATCGCCCGGTCGAGTTCGCGGGGGCGTCCTTCCCGGAGGGACCCGGCGTCGAGGCCGTCTACCGCTTCAACTCCTACCGGGCGACCTACCGCTACCGGGTCTGGCAGGGGGAGCGCTGGACCTGGAAGCTGGGGGTGACGGGAAAGATCCGCGACGCCAGGATCGAACTCCGCAGCGGCGACACCGTCGCCGTGGACGACAACCTGGGCTTCGTCCCGCTGGTCCACCTGGACGGGGTATGCAGGCTCGGGGAGCGCTGGAGGCTCGACGTCAACGCCGACGGCCTGGGCGCCCCGCAGGGGCGCGCGATCGACCTGGCGCTCAAGGCGCGCTATGAGTTCTCCCCGAACTGGTCGGCGAGCGCGGGATACCGCATGCTCGAGGGGGGGGCCGACGTGGACAAGGTGTACACCTTCGCCTGGGTCCACTACGCCGTCGCCGGCATCCGGTTCGGGTTTTAGCCGTTCAGGACGGCTAGTGCGGGTCCTCGTGGCACGTATCGCACGACATGCTGCTGGCGACGTTGGCCTTGACGCCCGCGGGCCCGTGGCACGCCTGGCACCCTTCGGAGAACGCGTTCAGCTTTTCCTTGTACGTCATCTTCCCCCGGCTGTACTCGTTGAGCATGGAGACGATCTTGACCGCGGCGTCGGCGACCAGGCGGTTGCAGCGCTCGAAATGCTGGGGCGTCATCAGCTTCAGGCCCGAGGCGTTGGCCCAGCGGGTCGAGGAGACGTGGCAGAGGTTCGATCCCGACACGGAGGTGACGTCCGGAATCTGGTGTCTGGGGTCCTTGGGCTTGTAGACGGGCAGGGGGGCCTTTTCGTACCAGAGGGACATTTCCCCGCAGAGGGCGAACATCTCCTCCTGGCTTTTCGCGAACAGGCCGAACAGCATCCCGGCGGCGTTGACGGTGCCGCAGAGGGAGCCGATCCCGCCGATGCCGCCGCTGCCGTAGACGGTGGCGTCCACCGGGAAGGTGTTATAGGGGGCCCCGTACTTGTCTCCCAGGGTGCCGAGCACCGCCTCGAGAACGCCGTACATGCATCCGACCTTGGCCCAGGCGGAGGCGTACGCCCTCTCCTGGATCGATTCGGGCGGAAGCTCCTTCCACTCCCAAGG
It encodes:
- the nudC gene encoding NAD(+) diphosphatase encodes the protein MNQDFSPSIDPPGEPDPDACCFVYSESRLLVKTTGAAPELPSLREVASQGIDLSHPLFLGRCRGRACYAVPSTPPSEALPGAEFRELRTLFSRLADPWYDIALRGLHLAGWDGACRFCSRCRAPLNARRDIRAKECPECGRLEFPRISPAVIMLVEKDDTLLLARSPRFRSEMWSVLAGFVEPGESLEDAVHREVLEETGIAVKDVAYFGSQPWPFPDSLMIGFTARCASGEIRIDGDEICEAGWFRADNLPPIPGRLSIARRLIDSFIDKHSAAPSS
- a CDS encoding tRNA threonylcarbamoyladenosine dehydratase: MTASDIFARNRMFFGSKGLERLEAARVAVVGLGGVGAYAAEALVRAGVGRLRVIDCDVLKASDVNRQLLALSTNLDTPKVEAARARLLAINPGLELDARNAFFHSDTAEELVTPDLDFVVDAIDSLGPKAALIRHCVERRIPIISALGASSRTDPFAIRLTTLGRTRGCPLARALRRYLRVRNVAADPPVLYSEEPAVETHEGEGPPPESAGAHSRGRPRRALPSIATLPGIVGLMAANYVIFELLKQNGQPPPQNRPADLR
- a CDS encoding TatD family hydrolase, translated to MDHIDLIDTHCHLNDPSFAPTLPGVIARARAEGVNRFVVPAYDAPSLGRTAELADGYPGLVFPAFGFHPWFLSGCDPEKLRPLLGREDTVAVGEIGLDFASPDYPPPDEQLRALDRQLGLAIEFGLPVLLHCRRAYDALYPLLKKYRGRLRGVLHSYSGGADLLPRFLDLGLAISFSGSVTRPNARKYHRAAAAVPADRFLLETDAPSIATESTAASGVEPRHVREVAQKIAALRGRTLEEIAAQSTQNALALFTRIPRR
- a CDS encoding nuclear transport factor 2 family protein, encoding MGTEGRLRVGAVTLGAILLLTGSIFSGITPASGADSVADRLRRLEDTEEIRLLLHGYGRFLDARDFASFSALFAERDGEWIGGMGRAKGRAAIRKLMEDSIGTGTPGAPNRHLFSNEMISIDGDRAAAVSTWMFLVQAESRPQTVYVGRYEDLLVRERGRWRFLRRTVHAEIPPDPPAGR
- a CDS encoding DUF1846 domain-containing protein; translated protein: MPGKIGFDNELYIQQQAAEILERVGRFDNKLYLEFGGKLLFDYHAARVLPGYDPNVKMHLIRELKERADIVLCIYAGDIERKKLRADFGITYDADAMKLIDDLRGWGIEVRAVVITRYERQPAATLFKNRLERRGIEVFTHRFTKGYPTDIDSIVSDEGYGANAYIPSDKPLVIVTGPGPGSGKLSTCLSQLYHEYRRGVRAGYAKFETFPIWNLSLKHPANIAYEAATADIRDFNLIDPFHLEAYGKTVVNYNRDVEVFPIVKRILGKITGGADFYQSPTDMGVNRAGFAIIDDDVTQEAARQEILRRWFRYRCEYAMGLTDKETVERVQLLLENIGMRSEDRPVVEPAWRAAREGKEAGKGNEEIYCGAALELRDGTIVTGNNSPLMHAASSLVLNALKHLAGIPDKLKLLPSLITNAVGSLKTEILQERSVSLDLEETLIALSISAATNHAAQMAMERLQELRNCEAHMTHIPTPGDEAGLRKLGVNMTSEPNFPTRNLFM
- a CDS encoding RtcB family protein produces the protein MKRRDPPIAAAGVPRRGEPAPWRRWGSDMDADSLRQMENACSLPVAVAGALMPDAHVGYGLPIGGVLAVRDAVIPYAVGMDIACRMKMSVLDLPPSAIRGEEGRLRSALEKATVFGVGEGFKKPKDHPVMEEDWGFSPVTRRNRDKARFQLGSSGSGNHFVEFGTLTLERAELGLPPGVYTALLSHSGSRGVGGQVATWYSRLAMDRHRELPRELKQLAWLDLPGGEGEEYWRAMELMGRYAAANHHLIHRDLVRLLGAEVIAAVENHHNFAWRERHFGVDVVVHRKGATPAGAGALGVIPGSMATPGFVVRGKGTAAAMNSAAHGAGRRMSRTQTRTRYSWQEGRRFLAGRGVVLISAGLDEVPMGYKDIHAVMAAQADLVEIVARFDPRLVKMAPEGERPED